The genomic stretch CTCAAACCAGGCACAGTTATTACCACATAAAAGGGGAATGCAATATTATTGAACACCCCTTGCAGCACAGAACTTTCCCGATTACATTTATCTGGGCTTTTAATTGCCCAAAACAGCGAAAAGAATGCCCGGGATCGATGTTTATTCCTGTATGAATGGTATTTACCAAATATCCTACTGCCTTATACAGGAATCTGGTTCTGATGGTGTCGTGCGGCCATAGCCAGCCAGCGGTGCAGCAGCGACCCCTCTTTCGTTCAGCAAACACCTGAAACGTGCCAATCTTGCAGTGACTGTTGATGGGTCCTTTGCGAGCTTCTCAAGGGGTGTCCACAGCCGCTCTTCAAAATAGCAGGTGAATTTGTGAGTCAAAGCAACATGATGGAGAGGTAGCTTTCATGtgttatatgttgtattttgacaGCATTAAGTAGCATGCTTAACGTATATTTTTCTAAGCTACAATTTATAAGACCACACATATGTTTTTCTCCTTTGGTTACTTCTAACGCAATACATAACAAGTTGCCAGAATTAAGCTTGTGTACTATGTTGTAAGCCTTCAACTAAAAAGGAAAGCATATTAATATACTCTCATATTCATGATGCAATGTGGTGCTTGACTATACAGTAGCACTATCCTATTAGTTGTCAAAGTGTATACTCTCATTGATTACAAAAATGAAATATTAGTTTTTTTCGAAGATTTTTTGCCCACGGTGTGGGCTGTACCTCCCTATCCTTTGAATACCATGCAGCATATTAGACCACATGCTTTATGTGAAGATTTCCATTCTGACAGAATGATTCACTGAATCTCAATGAACATCATCTCTGCTAGGTATACTCATATACAGACTAGAGCGGAGATGTTATATCAATTCAGCAGGAAGGACTAGATGCTATTGCGCTAGTTTGTGATGAATTGATGATCAACCATAACACTACAAGTTATATTATATTGTGCCATGGCATATATACGACAAAAAAAACTTTTATTTAGTTCCTGCTATAGCATACAGAACTATGGTAAATATATAGTATTATTTAGATATAATTAGAAGATGAAAAGGAATACTTTGCTCATTATACCTGCAGCTGCCGCAGCACGGGGCCAAATGGTTTGCTGAATGTCAGATGCATCTATGTGTTCACCCCACATGCATACCTCACCACCAAGAATCAACTTCCGTTGTTCCGGGTTGTAGATATTTGTCCATGGTTCATTCATATAAAATCCTTGCCATAAAGCATCCAAGTGATCTAGGTACCACTTATCCTGGTTGCTTACAATGCATCTCAGACCAGCAGAAACCACTTGCTCTGCAACTCCACCTCCGAGCCTATTAATCAGTGATAACAAAATTACCAGTTAATGCCCCCGATGCACAAACACCGATTATATACTTTGTTGTCCAATAAGGATGCTGATATTTTTTAGAAAAAGAAAGCACTTAGGAAATACCAGTTATGCACCACAGTTTTGCGGTCCAACTTGTCCCCAAAGTTGTTAAATGTTTCTTCCCTACAAACCACGAGAACCATTCAATGACTGGTAGAATCTTTGAACATGCAGAAGTAGTCATAACAGTTGCCTTACCAGTTAATAATGTCGTAGCCATGTTTTATTGCTATCTGTTGAGCTCTCAACACAAAATATCTGTAGGCATCCGACTCATTCATACCATGTTGAAGCAACCTGCACATCAGTAAAATGACGTCCAAATCGATTACTACCAAACACATACTGATGACTGTAGTTACCAGGGGTTATCAAAGCACATATAAAGCCATCCGTTTTTATAATTGTTTATGGGTATCTAAAGTGCATACCATGTTTTAATGCGTGGTGTGGTAGTCCAGCAACCTGAAATTCATAGTAAATAATGAATATGTAGATTGATGTGCTACTGTGCAAAGAGCAAGAGATTTCTGCAAACTTACTTGTATTGACTTCATCCCCTCCCAAATGGACAAACTTGAACTTAAAAACCTTGCTAAAATCTGAATTGTTAACAAAAAATAACATTAGCACTGTGTCATGTTCTTCTGCGCCAATGGATTTACTTTTGTTCAGGCCATTTTATCATCATTTGTTGCTGTTTCCGATTTTAATATATTGTGCTAATTTTCTTCCTTTTTGTGACACAGGTATATTCGAGTTGGATCTTTCAAAGAGATGACTGATGCGTGGTATGGTGTATGTCATAACATGATttctatttgttgtatgtgtaTTACCTGACAGAATTCCATCGATCACTTTAAATGTAAAGTCGTTGCTGACATCAAGTGGTTGTTGACAGGTAGCTGATGGTGACAGTGCCGGATATCCTATACCCCTGAAGCCAAAGAAATGCACCACAATTTTGAGACATGTAATGTATGCTTATTGTTGTACTTATTAGTACAtaattttatttatatttatatgttAAATTATACCTTTAGGACTCAAATAATATAGTGCAAGTATGTAGTACAGCAAGAACAAATGATTTCATGAACCATCAGTACACTTATCCGCAAAGCATATTCTAGAGATATCATATTGCACAATTTCATCGAACCAGTGTCTTACCACGAGCGACTATGGCCAGGGACATCGATCTCAGCCAAGACATTCACACCTCGTTTTTCAGCATATCTGCAAATTAATGATAAGCCATCTTAACTTGGGTGAGTCTAGCAGCATAGCTGGGAGATATCTACTTTTGAGTACATCAATTATTTTGTGAGTTCCTGTGCAACCTTAACTCTTAAGTGAAAGCTATTTTGCATAGTTTGCTGGCATACTCAGGTTTTGGGACTTACTAGCTTCTAGTCTAGGTAATAACTCAAGGGAAAGTGCTTTGCTAGTAAAATAAAAACTCACTGTACAATGTCGAGTGCATCATTCATTGTATATTTTTCAGAATAAGAGTATGCACCATTCGATAACTTTGGGTATGAAGGTATGTCGAGAGGAAAGGACTGCTCATCCACCATGTGCCAATGGAGAACATTCTGCATGGCGAAAGGGTAAGCATATCACATCATGAAACTGCAACTCATTTAgtatgaagaatatacatagaagccaTTTTACTGAAGGAAGTATGTAGACGTTAGGATTAACGAGCTTGTTTGAGTGTAGAAAGGCGGAACATACCAACTTGCTGTAGGTCATTGAATCGATTACACCTTTGATTACTGGGATAGGAAGATAATGCCTTCCAGTATCTGGAGCATGTAATGCACAAATTAATATCGACAGCTTTCTTCAAATAGTGCAAGGATAAAAAGTAAGCTATTATATCACTATCTTAACTTGAAACTCCAAGTTCTTAGATGTAGTATGTATCTATGAAGCATATCAAATATAGGAAGTTCAACAAATGCACTAACAAATCTTGATAGTTGATGTTACTTGGAATGTTGGTTGACACGAAAAATGAAATATGGACTGAATACTGTGCACAAATGGAAATAGATGATGAGGAATTCCAAGGAGTGTAAAAAACAAGACTCGGCGATATGCTCGGTTATTTTTTGGGGCATGTTTGTCTAATTTTACTGTGTTACAGTAGTATGTCACAGTTGATCCAGTTATGATGGAGCAGCTTAATGGTCAATCTATTCAAGTGGCACTTTATATTTCAGAGACATTATGTAGGTGATTATAATAACAGAGAAACAGTTGGAACCAACGGAATTGGAGCTACATTGGCCAAACACTGACGAATCCAATTCATAAGCTCCACTACTCTAAATTGTGATTACATTTATTGCTTCTAAAACTATGCCGAAATTCAGATTACATCTTACCAATAAGAAGCCCTCGGTAAGGAAACCTGGGCGCGTCGACGATAGTCCAAGGGGCCGAATGGAGCCCAGTCACACCCAGAACGAAATCGAAGTAACACAGTTGGCTGAATGTCTGCATCAACAAAAAAAACTTAGTATCAGTATAGCTGGAGGTAATATTGATTGATTCCGAAGTTTATCTAGCGGTCTTGCATAATGTCGTGAATGAGGCGGAAGTTACCTCCAAAGCATGGAGCGCCCCGAAAACTGTCTGGGCCTGCAGAATGCGGCGAAAAGATGTCAAGTGGACATCTAAAAGAAGGTATTGTTGCAGTATAAAGCTCACTGAACATGTTCTTCTGTTCAGGTTGAGAATATAATAGTGCATTGACTATTGGTATACTTGATATGTTCAGGTTGAGCGCGAGTCTTTTACTAACCTCGATTTGGGCGTAGATTGGAGTCCCGGTCGCGGGCACTGTCAGCTTGTACGACTCATCCACCCCGAACTTGAGCTGGAGAGAGCAAAATAAACGCAGAGCGTAAGCAAAACAGAGAAGCAGCCTGCAGCGCAGCAGCTCACAGGACATCCATTAGCTACATACCTCGTCGTCCGCAGAGTGGACGGCCACTTTGACGCCGGCGAGCACGGGGAGGCCGGCGTAGCTGCCGTTGATGGCGTGGTCCATCTGGACGACGGCCAGCATCCTCGTGAAGGCACCCGCCAGGATGGCCTTCCGGTCGGCGTAGGCGCTCCCGGCCGTGGACAGCCGGAGGTCCTTGGCCACGTAGAGCGTCCTGGCCCCGCGGCTCACCGACGCCGGCATTGGCCACAGGTCGacgcggccgcggcggccgccggccgcgGCCCCTGCGACGGCGCAGCACGCGGCCACGGTGAGCGCCAGCAGCAGCCTCAGCAGCGCCGGCGCCATCTCAAGCTACCTGCAGAGCAAAGCCGGCACGGGGAAATGTCGTCACCCTGGCGCTACGGAACA from Lolium rigidum isolate FL_2022 chromosome 4, APGP_CSIRO_Lrig_0.1, whole genome shotgun sequence encodes the following:
- the LOC124646544 gene encoding beta-hexosaminidase 3-like codes for the protein MAPALLRLLLALTVAACCAVAGAAAGGRRGRVDLWPMPASVSRGARTLYVAKDLRLSTAGSAYADRKAILAGAFTRMLAVVQMDHAINGSYAGLPVLAGVKVAVHSADDELKFGVDESYKLTVPATGTPIYAQIEAQTVFGALHALETFSQLCYFDFVLGVTGLHSAPWTIVDAPRFPYRGLLIDTGRHYLPIPVIKGVIDSMTYSKLNVLHWHMVDEQSFPLDIPSYPKLSNGAYSYSEKYTMNDALDIVQYAEKRGVNVLAEIDVPGHSRSWGIGYPALSPSATCQQPLDVSNDFTFKVIDGILSDFSKVFKFKFVHLGGDEVNTSCWTTTPRIKTWLLQHGMNESDAYRYFVLRAQQIAIKHGYDIINWEETFNNFGDKLDRKTVVHNWLGGGVAEQVVSAGLRCIVSNQDKWYLDHLDALWQGFYMNEPWTNIYNPEQRKLILGGEVCMWGEHIDASDIQQTIWPRAAAAAERLWTPLEKLAKDPSTVTARLARFRCLLNERGVAAAPLAGYGRTTPSEPDSCIRQ